A window from Streptomyces sp. NBC_00271 encodes these proteins:
- a CDS encoding enoyl-CoA hydratase/isomerase family protein: MSGMYETLLVEERDDRVVVTLHRPEARNAISGLMIRELHAVCDLLERDPKFLLLTGHGGVFAGGADIAELLRRGRDEALQGINSRLFERVRRLPMPTLAAVDGWALGGGAELSYACDLRIAGREAVFGNPEPGLGILAAAGACWRLPELVGESVAKQVLLAGRNLDARAALAAGLVIDVVPADRLLEEAHALLDRMARSSAAALRLTKLVVDSPGAHPVADDLAQAVLFEGQDKRERMTRFLEKRSSV; this comes from the coding sequence ATGAGCGGCATGTACGAGACGTTGCTGGTCGAGGAGCGCGACGACCGGGTCGTCGTCACCCTGCACCGCCCCGAGGCCCGCAACGCCATCAGCGGGCTGATGATCCGTGAACTGCACGCCGTGTGCGACCTGCTGGAACGTGACCCGAAGTTCCTGCTGCTGACCGGGCACGGCGGTGTCTTCGCGGGCGGCGCCGACATCGCGGAGCTGCTGCGACGCGGGCGCGACGAGGCCCTTCAGGGCATCAACAGCCGCCTGTTCGAACGGGTACGCAGACTGCCCATGCCGACCCTCGCCGCCGTCGACGGCTGGGCGCTGGGTGGCGGCGCCGAACTCTCGTACGCCTGCGATCTGCGCATCGCGGGACGGGAGGCGGTGTTCGGCAACCCCGAGCCGGGGCTCGGCATCCTCGCCGCGGCCGGGGCCTGCTGGCGGCTGCCCGAGCTGGTCGGCGAGTCGGTGGCCAAGCAGGTGCTGCTCGCCGGACGGAACCTGGACGCGCGGGCGGCGCTGGCGGCCGGGCTGGTCATCGATGTCGTACCGGCCGACCGGCTCCTCGAGGAGGCGCACGCGCTGCTGGACCGGATGGCCCGCTCCTCGGCCGCGGCCCTGCGCCTGACCAAGCTCGTGGTCGACTCGCCGGGCGCCCATCCGGTCGCCGACGACCTGGCGCAGGCCGTGCTGTTCGAGGGACAGGACAAGCGGGAGCGGATGACTCGCTTCCTGGAGAAGAGGAGCAGCGTATGA
- the paaN gene encoding phenylacetic acid degradation protein PaaN, whose protein sequence is MPQNLPERPDFFARHRALLEQAVAATASRGHWTPYPESPSKSVYGEDAAKAGEAAFHERLGGHFELPGHPASGTTSATETSPYGFPLDVTYPRLAPDEAVTAAQAATGPWRAAGPDARAGVAAEILARLNAASFEIAHAVQHTTGQAFVMAFQAGGPHAQDRGLEAVAYAWAEQKRHPGAARWSKPQRKGGPLLMEKKFTPVGRGVALLIACNTFPTWNGYPGLFASLVTGNPVVVKPHPGAVLPLAITVRIAREVLTEAGFDPNLVILAAEGAEERTAAAYALHPDVRIIDFTGSTAFGDWLETHARQAAVYTEKAGLNTVVLDSTDDYRGLLGNLAFSLSLYSGQMCTTPQNLLVPREGFATDQGVKTADEFAADLGAALDKLLGDPARAAGTLGAIVNDGVRERLEEAAGLGRTVRASAPVEHPEHPDAVVRTPLVARLDADADRETYTREWFGPISFVIATDSTEHSLRIFRETVRAHGALTAAVHSTDEDVLAATELAALDAGVHLSENLTGGVFVNQSAAFSDFHGSAANPAASATLSDPAFVTGRFATLQSRRPATAEEHTEESADA, encoded by the coding sequence ATGCCCCAGAACCTCCCCGAGCGTCCGGACTTCTTCGCCCGTCACCGCGCCCTGCTGGAGCAGGCGGTCGCCGCCACCGCGAGCCGCGGCCACTGGACCCCGTATCCGGAGTCGCCCAGCAAGTCGGTGTACGGGGAGGACGCGGCGAAGGCCGGGGAAGCGGCCTTCCATGAGCGGCTGGGCGGTCACTTCGAGCTGCCCGGCCACCCGGCGAGCGGCACGACATCCGCCACGGAAACCTCCCCGTACGGCTTCCCGCTCGATGTCACCTACCCCCGCCTCGCACCGGACGAGGCCGTGACCGCCGCGCAGGCCGCCACCGGCCCCTGGCGTGCCGCGGGCCCCGACGCCCGGGCCGGTGTGGCGGCGGAGATCCTGGCCCGGCTGAACGCCGCGAGTTTCGAGATCGCGCACGCCGTGCAGCACACCACCGGCCAGGCCTTCGTGATGGCGTTCCAGGCGGGCGGACCGCACGCCCAGGACCGCGGTCTTGAGGCGGTGGCGTACGCCTGGGCGGAGCAGAAGCGCCACCCGGGGGCGGCCCGCTGGAGCAAGCCGCAGCGCAAGGGCGGTCCGCTGCTGATGGAGAAGAAGTTCACGCCGGTCGGACGCGGGGTGGCGCTGCTGATCGCCTGCAACACCTTCCCGACCTGGAACGGCTACCCCGGTCTGTTCGCCAGTCTGGTCACCGGCAACCCGGTCGTCGTCAAGCCGCACCCGGGCGCCGTCCTGCCCCTGGCGATCACCGTGCGGATCGCGCGCGAGGTGCTGACCGAGGCCGGCTTCGACCCGAACCTGGTGATCCTCGCGGCGGAGGGCGCCGAGGAACGTACGGCTGCGGCGTACGCCCTCCACCCGGACGTACGGATCATCGACTTCACCGGCTCCACCGCCTTCGGGGACTGGCTGGAGACCCACGCCCGCCAGGCCGCCGTGTACACGGAGAAGGCGGGCCTGAACACCGTCGTCCTGGATTCGACGGACGACTACCGCGGGCTGCTGGGCAACCTGGCCTTCTCGCTGTCCCTCTACAGCGGGCAGATGTGCACCACCCCGCAGAACCTCCTCGTCCCCCGGGAGGGCTTCGCCACCGACCAGGGCGTGAAGACCGCCGACGAGTTCGCCGCCGACCTCGGCGCGGCGCTCGACAAGCTGCTCGGCGACCCCGCCCGCGCGGCCGGCACACTCGGGGCGATCGTCAACGACGGGGTGCGGGAGCGACTGGAGGAGGCGGCCGGGCTCGGTCGTACGGTGCGGGCGTCCGCGCCGGTCGAGCACCCCGAACACCCGGACGCGGTCGTCCGTACGCCGCTGGTGGCCCGGCTGGACGCGGACGCCGACCGGGAGACCTACACGCGCGAGTGGTTCGGGCCGATCTCCTTCGTGATCGCCACCGACTCCACCGAGCACAGTCTGCGGATCTTCCGGGAGACCGTGCGCGCGCACGGCGCGCTGACCGCCGCCGTCCACTCCACCGACGAGGACGTGCTCGCCGCCACCGAGCTGGCGGCCCTCGACGCGGGAGTGCACCTGTCGGAGAACCTCACCGGCGGCGTCTTCGTCAACCAGTCCGCCGCCTTCAGCGACTTCCACGGCAGCGCAGCCAACCCGGCGGCCAGCGCCACTCTCTCCGACCCCGCCTTCGTCACCGGCCGTTTCGCCACGCTCCAGTCGCGTCGGCCCGCCACCGCCGAGGAACACACCGAGGAGTCCGCAGATGCCTGA
- the paaI gene encoding hydroxyphenylacetyl-CoA thioesterase PaaI produces the protein MFAADEASRALGIELLEQGEGTAVLRMTVTPAMVNGHGIAHGGYLFLLADTAFACACNSHGPVTVAAGADIDFVAPAYEGDALVATARERTRFGRSGIYDVSVLRGDEVIAEFRGRSRSIRGTTTKESR, from the coding sequence ATGTTCGCCGCGGACGAGGCGTCCCGGGCGCTCGGCATCGAGCTTCTCGAGCAGGGTGAAGGGACCGCCGTGCTCCGGATGACCGTGACGCCGGCGATGGTGAACGGACACGGGATCGCCCACGGCGGCTATCTGTTCCTGCTCGCCGACACCGCCTTCGCCTGCGCCTGCAACAGCCACGGACCGGTGACCGTCGCGGCCGGGGCCGACATCGACTTCGTCGCCCCGGCGTACGAGGGTGATGCCCTGGTGGCCACGGCACGGGAGCGCACCCGGTTCGGCCGCAGCGGCATCTACGACGTGAGCGTGCTGCGCGGCGACGAGGTGATCGCGGAGTTCCGCGGACGCAGCCGCAGTATCAGAGGCACGACGACGAAGGAGTCGCGATGA
- the paaK gene encoding phenylacetate--CoA ligase PaaK, whose protein sequence is MNTAATAGAATGPRPDRLGEPLPQDLLDEGERLTREQLRELQLDRLRATLRHAYANVELYRRKFDEAGIKPDDCRSLEDLSRFPFTTKADLRETYPFGMFAVPMADVRRIHASSGTTGRPTVVGYTENDLSMWADMIARSIRAAGGRRGHKVHISYGYGLFTGGLGAHYGAERAGCTVIPASGGMTARQVQIIQDFEPEIIMVTPSYMLTLLDEFERQGVDPRTTSLQVGIFGAEPWTEAMRREIEERMDIHAVDIYGLSEVIGPGVAQECVETKDGLHVWEDHFYPEVVDPFTGAVLPEGEEGEVVFTSLTKEALPIIRYRTRDLSRLLPGTARPAFRRIEKITGRSDDMIILRGVNVFPSQIEEIVLRTPAVAPHFQVQLTRRGRMDHMTVRVEARPGAGAEQREAAAKTIAQGVKDGVGVTVEVAIVDPETLERSMGKLRRVKDLRQQ, encoded by the coding sequence ATGAACACCGCAGCGACGGCCGGCGCGGCCACGGGACCCCGCCCGGACCGCCTGGGAGAGCCGCTTCCCCAGGATCTGCTGGACGAGGGCGAGCGCCTCACCCGTGAGCAGCTGAGGGAGCTCCAACTCGACCGACTGCGGGCGACGTTGCGGCACGCGTACGCCAACGTGGAGCTGTATCGCAGGAAGTTCGACGAGGCCGGGATCAAGCCCGACGACTGCCGCTCCCTGGAGGACCTGTCGCGGTTCCCCTTCACCACCAAGGCGGATCTGCGGGAGACGTACCCCTTCGGCATGTTCGCCGTCCCGATGGCGGATGTGCGGCGCATCCACGCCTCCAGTGGCACCACGGGCCGCCCCACGGTCGTCGGATACACCGAGAACGACCTCTCCATGTGGGCCGACATGATCGCCCGCTCCATCCGTGCGGCCGGCGGCCGGCGCGGGCACAAGGTGCACATCTCCTACGGCTACGGCCTGTTCACCGGCGGCCTGGGCGCGCACTACGGCGCCGAGCGCGCCGGATGTACGGTGATCCCCGCCTCCGGTGGCATGACGGCCCGCCAGGTGCAGATCATCCAGGACTTCGAGCCCGAGATCATCATGGTCACCCCGTCCTACATGCTCACCTTGCTCGACGAGTTCGAGAGGCAGGGCGTCGACCCGCGCACGACCTCCCTCCAGGTGGGCATCTTCGGGGCCGAGCCGTGGACGGAGGCGATGCGCCGTGAGATCGAGGAGCGCATGGACATCCACGCGGTCGACATCTACGGCCTGTCCGAGGTGATCGGCCCTGGGGTGGCGCAGGAGTGCGTCGAGACCAAGGACGGGCTGCATGTGTGGGAGGACCACTTCTACCCCGAGGTGGTCGATCCGTTCACCGGCGCCGTGCTGCCCGAGGGCGAGGAGGGCGAGGTGGTCTTCACGTCCCTCACCAAGGAGGCCCTGCCGATCATCCGTTACCGGACCCGCGACCTGTCCCGGCTGCTGCCCGGCACCGCCCGGCCCGCCTTCCGCCGCATCGAGAAGATCACCGGCCGCTCCGACGACATGATCATCCTGCGCGGTGTGAACGTCTTCCCGAGTCAGATCGAGGAGATCGTGCTGCGCACACCCGCGGTCGCCCCGCACTTCCAGGTGCAGCTGACCCGGCGCGGCCGGATGGACCACATGACCGTCCGCGTCGAGGCGCGTCCCGGGGCCGGGGCCGAGCAGCGGGAGGCGGCCGCGAAGACGATCGCCCAGGGCGTCAAGGACGGCGTGGGGGTCACCGTCGAGGTGGCGATCGTCGACCCGGAGACCCTGGAGCGCTCGATGGGCAAGCTCCGCCGGGTGAAGGATCTCCGTCAGCAGTGA
- a CDS encoding medium chain dehydrogenase/reductase family protein, whose amino-acid sequence MNAEGLVEVVLPGKVEPEGLEIRHGAVPAAGPGQVVIRMEATGVSFAEQQMRRGRYYDQPAFPFVPGYDLVGTILTTGDGVEPALAGTRVAALVKVGGWASHVLVDAADVVPVPDGIGAAEAETVVVNGITAWQMLHRKARVRAGQTILVHGANGGVGSVLVQLAQAADVKVIGTASARHHDALRERGVIPVDYRTEDVAARVRELAPAGVDAVFDHVGGRSAVDSWHLLAPGGTLVSYGSASTRDDEGSKQWPVLKLLGRVWLWNALPNRRRAYFFNVWAGRALAKNRFRAQLRADLTQVFGALQRGDVTAQIAAQLPLTRAADALRLAESGTVAGKVVLNP is encoded by the coding sequence ATGAACGCCGAAGGACTCGTCGAGGTCGTACTGCCGGGCAAGGTGGAGCCGGAAGGGCTGGAGATCCGGCACGGAGCCGTGCCCGCCGCGGGCCCCGGCCAGGTCGTGATCCGGATGGAGGCGACCGGGGTCTCCTTCGCGGAGCAGCAGATGCGCCGCGGCCGGTACTACGACCAGCCTGCGTTCCCGTTCGTGCCCGGCTACGACCTGGTCGGCACCATCCTCACGACCGGCGACGGCGTCGAGCCCGCTCTGGCCGGCACCCGGGTCGCCGCGCTGGTCAAGGTCGGCGGCTGGGCGAGCCACGTGCTCGTCGACGCGGCGGACGTGGTGCCGGTGCCCGACGGGATCGGCGCGGCGGAGGCGGAGACCGTGGTGGTCAACGGCATCACCGCCTGGCAGATGCTGCACCGCAAGGCACGCGTCCGCGCGGGGCAGACCATCCTGGTCCACGGTGCCAACGGCGGCGTCGGCTCGGTCCTGGTCCAGCTCGCCCAGGCCGCGGACGTGAAGGTGATCGGCACGGCGTCCGCGCGTCACCACGACGCGCTGCGGGAGCGGGGCGTCATCCCCGTCGACTACCGCACCGAGGACGTGGCCGCACGGGTCCGCGAGCTCGCACCCGCCGGGGTGGACGCCGTCTTCGACCACGTCGGCGGCCGCAGCGCGGTCGACTCCTGGCACCTCCTCGCGCCCGGCGGCACGCTCGTCTCGTACGGCAGCGCCTCCACCCGGGACGACGAGGGCTCCAAGCAGTGGCCCGTGCTCAAGCTGCTCGGCCGGGTATGGCTGTGGAACGCGCTGCCCAACCGTCGCCGCGCCTACTTCTTCAACGTCTGGGCCGGGCGGGCGCTGGCCAAGAACCGGTTCCGGGCCCAACTGCGCGCCGACCTCACCCAGGTCTTCGGAGCCCTCCAGCGCGGTGACGTCACCGCCCAGATCGCCGCCCAACTGCCCCTCACCCGCGCCGCCGACGCTCTGCGACTGGCCGAGTCCGGCACCGTCGCCGGGAAGGTCGTGCTGAACCCGTAG
- a CDS encoding ester cyclase: MSATPTATPATPRRHRARLLVPAAIAVLAFTATTAAADTSPTTAAERTATAHDRGAAEQKPKAMLDAWLRLWNGDVAQAPGIISPGFRVHAALLDGGDGSSIRGVDGVVAWIGQTRAAFRDLRFTIEVPPLVDGRYASVRWTATGTYAGGFPGAKAQPGTVVTFTGTDTLRMRDGRFAEYWVNTDTLSLLTQLQAL, from the coding sequence ATGTCCGCCACCCCCACCGCGACCCCCGCCACCCCGAGGCGTCACCGGGCGCGACTGCTCGTCCCCGCGGCGATCGCCGTCCTCGCCTTCACCGCCACGACGGCCGCCGCGGACACCTCACCGACCACCGCGGCCGAGCGGACGGCCACGGCTCACGACCGTGGGGCGGCCGAGCAGAAGCCGAAGGCGATGCTCGACGCGTGGCTGCGGCTCTGGAACGGCGACGTCGCCCAGGCCCCGGGCATCATCTCTCCCGGCTTCCGGGTCCACGCCGCCCTCCTCGACGGCGGTGACGGCAGCTCCATCCGGGGCGTCGACGGCGTGGTGGCCTGGATCGGCCAGACCCGCGCGGCATTCCGCGACCTGCGCTTCACCATCGAGGTCCCCCCGCTGGTCGACGGCCGCTACGCATCGGTGCGCTGGACGGCCACCGGCACCTACGCCGGCGGCTTCCCCGGCGCCAAGGCCCAGCCGGGGACCGTGGTCACCTTCACCGGCACCGACACACTCCGCATGCGGGACGGCAGGTTCGCGGAGTACTGGGTCAACACCGACACCCTGAGCCTGCTCACCCAGCTCCAGGCACTCTGA
- a CDS encoding PP2C family protein-serine/threonine phosphatase produces the protein MRWLPLFYVAAVLLIEPITPVQWPVSFLLIALPLVAAFAHGPVMVVCVTVFAVALEGVLAGTPCCAGRSVGYLWDRHYVAAYFCTVLIGTLGTILAVSRMRRERTLATVRFVAEIAQRVLLRPVPHRVGDILVESFYLSADAEAHVGGDLYEAVPTTYGLRLVIGDVRGKGLFAVETAAALLGAFREAAHDEPDLAALAGRVETSMSRRAADYASSDMAERFVTAVFAEIVSPDRVVRIVNCGHPPPLLISAAEVTELETDRSSPPLNLGVLVGEPYRTDEHPFRPGDQLLLYTDGVTETRDRDGAFYPLVQRIRSWGLLPPRELLDRLHHDLLAYSDNRLNDDTAALIAYYIPDGPRAPTDPHVL, from the coding sequence ATGCGCTGGCTCCCCCTCTTCTACGTCGCGGCCGTCCTGTTGATCGAGCCCATCACGCCCGTGCAGTGGCCGGTGAGCTTCCTGCTGATCGCTCTCCCGCTGGTGGCCGCCTTCGCCCACGGCCCCGTGATGGTCGTCTGTGTCACCGTCTTCGCCGTGGCGCTCGAAGGGGTTCTGGCCGGTACCCCGTGCTGTGCGGGACGTTCCGTCGGCTACCTGTGGGACCGCCACTACGTGGCCGCCTACTTCTGCACCGTTCTCATCGGCACTCTGGGAACCATCCTGGCCGTCAGCCGGATGCGACGGGAGCGCACGCTGGCCACCGTGCGCTTCGTGGCCGAGATCGCCCAGCGCGTCCTGCTCAGGCCTGTTCCGCACCGCGTCGGTGACATCCTGGTGGAGAGCTTCTACCTCTCCGCCGACGCGGAGGCACACGTCGGAGGCGATCTCTACGAGGCGGTGCCCACGACGTACGGCCTGCGCCTCGTGATCGGCGACGTCCGGGGCAAGGGTCTGTTCGCCGTGGAGACCGCCGCCGCCCTGCTCGGCGCCTTCCGGGAGGCCGCCCACGACGAGCCCGACCTCGCCGCCCTGGCGGGCCGGGTGGAGACCAGCATGAGCCGCCGGGCCGCCGACTACGCCAGCAGCGACATGGCCGAGCGCTTCGTCACCGCGGTCTTCGCGGAAATCGTGAGTCCCGACCGTGTCGTGCGGATCGTCAACTGCGGCCACCCGCCCCCTCTGCTCATCAGCGCCGCCGAAGTCACCGAACTGGAGACGGACCGGTCCTCACCGCCCCTCAACCTCGGTGTGCTCGTCGGTGAGCCGTACCGCACCGACGAACATCCCTTTCGGCCGGGCGACCAGCTCCTGCTGTACACCGACGGCGTCACCGAGACACGCGACCGGGACGGCGCCTTCTACCCGCTCGTCCAGCGCATCCGCTCCTGGGGCCTCCTCCCGCCCCGAGAACTCCTCGACCGGCTCCACCACGATCTGCTCGCCTACAGCGACAACCGTCTCAACGACGACACGGCCGCCCTCATCGCCTACTACATCCCCGACGGACCGCGGGCACCCACCGACCCGCACGTGCTCTGA